The following are from one region of the Salvia splendens isolate huo1 chromosome 2, SspV2, whole genome shotgun sequence genome:
- the LOC121770157 gene encoding major allergen Pru ar 1-like, producing the protein MVAITYDMEVPSSAPAAKMFKAMVLDADTLIPKIMPQAIKNVEILEGDGGVGTVKIIHFGEGSHYTSAKHRVEAIDKENLTHTYSIIEGDALAGVLESITYHIKIVPTEDGGCICKNRSIYNTKGEVEINDEKIKEGKEKAMAMFKAIEAYVQSNPDA; encoded by the coding sequence ATGGTTGCCATCACTTATGATATGGAGGTTCCTTCCTCAGCCCCAGCTGCAAAGATGTTCAAAGCCATGGTGCTCGACGCCGACACTCTCATTCCCAAGATCATGCCTCAGGCCATCAAGAATGTGGAGATCTTGGAAGGGGATGGTGGCGTTGGCACCGTGAAGATCATTCATTTTGGCGAAGGGAGTCACTATACGAGCGCTAAGCACCGCGTGGAGGCCATTGACAAGGAGAACTTGACACACACATACAGCATCATCGAGGGCGATGCTCTTGCAGGTGTCCTCGAGTCCATCACTTATCATATCAAGATCGTCCCAACGGAAGATGGGGGATGCATATGCAAGAACAGAAGCATTTACAACACCAAAGGCGAGGTCGAGATTAATGATGAGAAAATAAAGGAAGGGAAAGAGAAGGCCATGGCTATGTTCAAGGCCATTGAGGCATATGTTCAATCCAATCCTGATGCCTAA
- the LOC121769323 gene encoding uncharacterized protein LOC121769323, giving the protein MAPLSKTHQLLEINIISAQDLELVSKSMKTYAMAWMNPKRKLTSRVDDLGKNNPTWNEKFVFRVEEEFLKQDNSAVMIEIYSNSWFRDVLVGTVRCLVGNLIPQTGRSHNGQPYIGMRFVALQIRRPSGRPQGILNIGVALLDSSMRSMPLYTQPAMSAVGYQNLMEDPDALEEYSGDEATLRRSRSGRSEMTGFGNYSPSSSIIIVKPKIETKEASILSITECMVPVETVRKVGKASSVICGAELRDDRRRPVPTKTRASSVVSYSVKSVKKPESTSTKYISTKHVDVKQLTRMYDANDGIEHLPANEKPKDDSGNTTEDPNQPQEQQYISINRGHAGWSDSEVGPSPSEVAAAVMVERRYPLQDDKESSVLDGWSMDESEEGLRSKLERWRMELPPFENAGADYTPSSYKSSTTRDEDKDGMFTCFGNVFGYECQCVCGKPPGDNNQRLTSPESSPDKSSIY; this is encoded by the exons atggcgccgttgtcgaAAACGCATCAGCTCCTAGAGATCAACATCATCTCGGCCCAGGATCTCGAGCTGGTCTCGAAATCCATGAAGACGTACGCCATGGCGTGGATGAACCCGAAGCGAAAGCTCACGTCGCGCGTGGACGACCTTGGCAAGAATAATCCTACTTGGaatgagaagtttgtgtttagGGTGGAGGAGGAGTTTCTCAAGCAGGACAACTCCGCCGTCATGATCGAGATCTATTCCAACAGCTGGTTCCGTGACGTCCTCGTTGGCACCGTGCGCTGCCTCGTCGGGAATCTCATCCCCCAGACCGGCCGCTCTCACAACGGCCAGCCTTATATTGGCATGCGCTTTGTTGCCCTTCAG ATACGCAGGCCATCGGGGCGGCCACAGGGTATCCTAAACATTGGAGTGGCGCTACTGGACAGCTCAATGAGAAGCATGCCGTTATACACGCAGCCTGCCATGTCGGCCGTGGGGTACCAAAACCTGATGGAGGATCCGGACGCGCTTGAAGAATATTCGGGTGATGAGGCTACGCTGCGCAGGTCAAGAAGCGGACGCAGCGAGATGACAGGGTTCGGCAATTACTCTCCCAGCAGCTCCATCATCATAGTGAAGCCCAAAATCGAAACTAAAGAGGCCTCGATTTTGAGCATCACGGAGTGCATGGTCCCCGTTGAGACCGTACGGAAGGTTGGCAAGGCCAGTTCCGTCATTTGTGGTGCAGAGCTCAGAGACGACAGGCGAAGACCCGTCCCCACCAAAACCAGGGCCAGCTCAGTCGTCAGCTATTCCGTCAAGAGCGTCAAAAAACCCGAATCCACTTCAACGAAATATATTTCAACGAAACACGTGGACGTCAAACAGCTAACGAGAATGTATGACGCCAACGACGGGATCGAACACCTCCCGGCCAACGAAAAACCTAAAGACGACAGTGGTAATACAACTGAGGATCCCAACCAGCCACAAGAGCAACAGTACATCAGTATCAACAGGGGCCACGCGGGGTGGTCGGACTCGGAGGTGGGGCCATCGCCGTCggaggtggcggcggcggtCATGGTGGAGAGGCGGTATCCACTGCAGGACGACAAGGAGAGCTCGGTGCTGGACGGGTGGAGCATGGACGAGAGCGAGGAAGGGCTCCGGTCGAAGCTCGAGAGGTGGCGGATGGAGCTGCCGCCGTTCGAAAACGCCGGCGCAGATTACACTCCGAGTAGCTACAAGTCATCGACGACGCGGGACGAAGATAAAGACGGAATGTTTACTTGCTTTGGGAATGTGTTTGGATATGAATGCCAATGCGTCTGCGGCAAGCCACCGGGAGACAACAACCAGCGCCTAACGTCGCCGGAATCTTCGCCGGACAAATCATCCATCTATTGA